In Prunus dulcis chromosome 1, ALMONDv2, whole genome shotgun sequence, the following are encoded in one genomic region:
- the LOC117615826 gene encoding fasciclin-like arabinogalactan protein 19: MALKFRTLSLTVLLLVLIALIMLPDGVVSLTPREYDSMQRVLRGHGYNLMCNAMATSDLQWMLLTFPANASFTIFAPTDASLFALDMIQTASSYTDTLRFHVVPLRLSLSNLLSLAAGSFLPTLLPSSALRLVSPRPLSVSGVDVVLPGLFYSRHLAVHGLGGILSLASLVPYGSSHSPVPKVEPMSTSDFNGTDLSPVIAPSSVNTGSPSISPAFVTVDEIWPAPAAPSPLSANSVAERARVLLMEINADTDHEKSKSISGAGEIFGSESPPLMMEARPEGVNKLEKCGALDEMTIDCFVPEGAAGLDHISVHHVVRVTT; this comes from the coding sequence ATGGCGCTCAAATTCCGTACACTCTCACTCACCGTCCTCCTCCTTGTGCTCATCGCCTTGATCATGCTCCCCGACGGCGTTGTTTCCCTCACACCCCGAGAGTACGATTCGATGCAGCGAGTGCTCCGAGGCCACGGCTACAACCTGATGTGCAACGCCATGGCGACGTCAGATCTCCAGTGGATGCTCCTCACGTTCCCGGCGAACGCGTCCTTCACGATCTTCGCTCCCACCGACGCCTCCCTCTTCGCGCTCGACATGATCCAAACCGCCTCGTCCTACACCGACACCCTCCGCTTCCACGTCGTCCCTCTCCGCCTCTCGCTCTCCAACCTCCTCTCGCTCGCCGCTGGCTCCTTCCTCCCCACGCTCCTCCCCTCCAGCGCTCTCCGCCTTGTCTCCCCCCGCCCCCTCTCCGTCTCCGGAGTCGACGTCGTTTTGCCAGGCCTCTTCTACTCCCGCCACCTGGCGGTTCACGGCCTCGGCGGCATTCTCAGCCTCGCCTCTCTCGTTCCCTACGGTTCCTCCCACTCGCCGGTTCCAAAGGTCGAGCCCATGTCCACGTCTGACTTCAACGGTACGGATCTCTCTCCCGTGATCGCACCTTCTTCGGTGAATACTGGATCTCCGTCTATATCGCCGGCGTTTGTCACGGTAGACGAAATTTGGCCAGCGCCGGCTGCACCTTCGCCGTTGTCGGCCAATTCGGTGGCGGAGAGAGCTAGGGTTTTGTTGATGGAGATTAATGCAGATACAGATCATGAGAAATCGAAGTCGATCTCCGGCGCCGGTGAGATCTTTGGCAGCGAATCTCCACCGTTGATGATGGAAGCGCGACCTGAGGGAGTTAATAAGCTGGAGAAATGTGGAGCGTTGGATGAGATGACCATCGACTGCTTTGTGCCAGAAGGAGCTGCTGGATTGGACCACATCAGCGTTCATCATGTGGTTCGTGTTACGACTTGA
- the LOC117614225 gene encoding sm-like protein LSM8 — MSSGPGLESLVDQTISVITNDGRNIVGVLKGFDQATNIILDESHERVFSTKEGVQQLVLGLYIIRGDNISIVGELDADLDSTVDWSNMRAYPLKPVIH; from the exons ATGTCCAGTGGCCCTGGTCTTGAGTCACTTGTTGATC AAACAATTTCAGTTATCACAAATGATGGACGGAATATTGTG GGAGTCTTGAAAGGCTTCGACCAGGCTACTAATATCATTCTCGATGAGTCTCATGAACGTGTTTTCTCTACAAAG GAGGGTGTTCAGCAACTCGTGTTGGGGTTGTATATAATCAGAGGTGACAACAT AAGCATCGTTGGGGAATTAGATGCAGATCTTGATTCTACTGTTGACTGGTCGAATATGAGAGCTTATCCCCTCAAGCCTGTCATCCACTGA